A genomic stretch from Leptodactylus fuscus isolate aLepFus1 chromosome 10, aLepFus1.hap2, whole genome shotgun sequence includes:
- the LOC142182962 gene encoding erlin-1-like, producing MTMAQLGVVVGVVTVLVALILHSSIHKVEEGHLAVYYRGGALLSSPSGPGYHIMLPFITSFRSVQTTLQTDEVKNVPCGTSGGVMIYFDRIEVVNMLTPSAVYDVVRNYTADYDKTLIFNKIHHELNQFCSSHTLQEVYIELFDQIDENLKLSLQKELNFMAPGLTIQAMRVTKPKIPEAIRRNFELMEGEKTKLLIAAQRQKVVEKEAETERKKAVIEAEKVAQVAKIQFQQKVMEKETEKRISEIEDSAFLAREKARADAEYYTAFKLSESNKLKLTPEYLELMKFQAISANNKIYFGNDIPSMFLDSSSTEVPLVKQYAGLTDGESKSHKSKGKKV from the exons ATGACAATGGCACAGCTGGGAGTGGTGGTTGGAGTGGTGACTGTCCTAGTTGCTCTGATCTTACATTCGTCCATACATAAAGTAGAAGAAGGTCACCTGGCAGTGTATTACAG AGGAGGAGCCTTGCTAAGTAGCCCTAGTGGACCTGGTTATCACATCATGCTCCCTTTTATCACTTCTTTTCGATCGGTGCAG ACTACTTTACAGACGGATGAGGTGAAGAACGTGCCCTGTGGTACCAG TGGTGGTGTAATGATTTATTTTGACCGTATTGAAGTAGTTAATATGCTGACTCCTTCTGCAG TATATGATGTCGTAAGGAACTACACAGCAGATTATGACAAGACTTTGATCTTCAACAAGATCCACCATGAACTGAATCAATTCTGCAGTTCACACACCTTGCAGGAAGTGTACATTGAACTGTTTG ATCAGATAGATGAGAACCTGAAACTGTCACTTCAGAAAGAGCTCAATTTCATGGCTCCTGGACTCACAATACAGGCAA TGCGCGTTACAAAGCCAAAAATTCCAGAAGCTATTCGAAGAAACTTTGAATTAAT GGAGGGTGAAAAGACTAAGCTCTTGATCGCGGCGCAGAGACAAAAAGTAGTGGAAAAAGAAGCCGAAACAGAGAGGAAAAAAGCTGTAATAG AGGCAGAAAAAGTTGCGCAAGTGGCCAAAATCCAGTTCCAACAGAAAGTAATGGAGAAAGAAACTGAGAAGAGAATTTCTGAGATTGAAG ACTCTGCTTTTCTTGCCAGAGAAAAAGCAAGAGCCGATGCTGAATATTATACGGCTTTCAAGCTTTCAGAGTCTAATAAG CTAAAGCTAACACCAGAGTATCTAGAGCTCATGAAATTTCAAGCTATATCTGCAAACAACAAAATCTACTTTGGAAATGACATCCCAAGCATGTTCTTGGATTCCTCATCTACCGAAGTGCCACTTGTGAAGCAATACGCAGGCCTAACAGATGGTGAAAGTAAATCTCACAAGAGTAAAGGCAAGAAAGTATGA